The Streptomyces noursei ATCC 11455 sequence TGTTCCGACGGCGCGGCGGCGTCCAGGGCGAGCAGGTCCTGCACCGCGGAGCGGATGATGCGCACCGCCTCCTCGACGCGGTCGCGGTGCGTCCGGTGCGAGACGATGCAGGCCCGGATGATGAAGTGGCCGTCCAGCAGGGTGCTGGAGAGGAAGACGCGCTTGGAGTCGTTGATCCGTGCCAGCAGCCGGCGGTTGAAGGCGTCCGGGTCACCGCGCTCGGGCAGGTAGCGGAAGGGCACGGCGGTGAGGTCCGGGTCCAGGGGGACCTCGAAGCCCGGGGTCGTGCGCAGCTCGTCGTAGAGGTAGCGGGTCAGCTCCAGCTTCTCCTCCAACGCGGCGCGGAACGCGGCCAGTCCGTGATGCTTCACCGGAAGCCAGAGGCGCAGGCCGCGGAAGTCGCGGGACAGCTCCATGCCGTACTCCGATGCGCTGGGGATTTGTTCGTCCAGGCCGTCGGTGTCCTGGAGGTAGTCGGCCTCCACGTGATGGGCCGCACGCAGTCGGAACCCCTCGCGCACGATCAGCGCACCGGTGCCGTACGGGATGAAGAACGCCTTGTGCGGGTCGAGCGTGATCGAGTCGGCCGACTCGATGCCCCGGAACAGCCGACGGCCGTACTCGGTCATGCGGAACGGGCCCCCGTAGGCCGCGTCCACGTGGAACCACATGTCGTGGGCCCGGGCCACCTCGCCGACGCGCGCCATGGGGTCGACGGATCCCGTGTTCGTGGTGCCGGCCGACGCGGTGACCATGAACGGCCGCAGTCCCGCTGCCCGGTCCGCCTCGACCATGGCGGTCAGCGCGTCCGCGTCCATGCGCAGGCGCTCGTCCGTCGGCACCATGCGGATGCGCTCCCGGGGAAAGCCGGCGAGGTAGGCGGCCTTGGCGCAGGAGGCGTGCGACTGCTCGGACGTGTAGAGCACGCCGGTCGAGAAGTCCTCACCCAGCTTCGCTTTCCGGGCGGTTATCACCGCGGAGAAGTTCGCCATCGATCCGCCCGAGGTGAGCACTCCCCGGGCCTCGGACGGATAGTCGAACAGGTCGCACAGCCAGCGGACCACGGTCGCCTCGATCTGAGCCAGCGCGGGAGCTTTCGCGGCCAGGCTGACGTATCGGTTGAAGCCTGCCGCCAGGAAGTCGGCGAGAGCGGATACGTAGAGGCCGCCACCCGGAATGTAGGCCATGAAACCGGGACCCGAGTTGTTGACCGCCTTCTGCGAGGAGACCGCGACGGTGTTGAGCAGCTTTTCGAAGGAGGTACCGATTTCCGGTGCCTCCTCGCGGAGTTGTTCGGCCAGCTCCAAAGCCCCGTCGAGGTCTTTCGCGGGTGCCTCGGGGAGGTCGTTGACGAACTGCTCGACGACGAGCATCGCCGCCTCGCTCATGGCGCGCATCTCGGGGCCACTGGGTTCCAACGGATATTCACGCATGCCTCGCATCGTAGCGACGCGAATGCGCCCGACCACCCCCGAGAAACTCCACAAAGCCGCAGCTCAGAGGGGTACGACCGGCAGTGTCAACTTTGGGTGTACAGGAACCTCGGCGGCACCTCCGCGACTGTCTCCCCGGGGTGACACGAGGGGCGAAAGTGTATCCCCTGGGAGTATCCGAGATTGCCGGCCGGGGAGGGATGCGGCGTCCCGACGCACGGAAATAGCCTTCGGTTGTCGATCGGGCCGGGGCTGTTTGCCTTCCCCTTTTCAGCGAGCGCATCCGCATTCCCTCGCGCACGGCCCACATCCTTCCCTTCACCGATACCGGAGTGAATTCATGAGCACTGCCACCGGCATGCCTGCCGCCGGCCCTTCCCAGGCCATCTCCGACGCGGACCGGCTCGATGCGCAGGAGATTCTGGAGCGCGCTCGCAAGGCCGCACCCGTGTTGCGCAAACGCGCCGAAGAGATCGAGCAGAATCGCCAGTTGCCGCGTGACGTGGTGGAAATCCTGCGCGGCACCGGCGTGTTCCGGATGGCGGCGCCCCGCTCCTGGGGCGGTCCGGAGATGACGTCCGTTCAGCAGACCGAGGTCATCGAGGCCATCGCCACCGGAGACGCCTCGGCCGCCTGGTGCGCGATGATCGGTTCCGACTCCGGGATCTTCTCCGGCTACCTCGACGACGCGGTGGCCCGCGCCCTCTTCCCCCGCCTGGACACCATCACGGCGGGCTTCGTGAACCCCACCGGGCGGGCCGAGCGGGTCCCCGGCGGCTTCCGGGTCAGCGGCAAGTGGCACTTCGGCAGCGGTATGACCCACAGCGACCTGCTGCTCGCCGGCTGCGTGGTACATCGCGACGGGGCGCCGGAGTCCGCCCCCGACGGCGACGGAGTCCACTGGCGGATCGTGATCGCCCGCCGGGAGGACTTCAGCGTCCACGACAGCTGGTACACCACCGGCCTTGCGGGCAGCGGCAGTTGCGACTACTCCACCGAAGACCTCTTCGTACCGGAGGAGCACACCTTCAGTCTGCTGGAGCCGCACCGTACCGGGACCCTGCACGCGGCGCCGGACGCCATCCTCCGCACCATGCCGGGGGTTCCGCTCGGCGTCGCCCGAGCCGCCCTCGACCACGTCCGTGAGCTCGCCGCCACGCGCACCGACAAGTCCACCGGCACCCCGTGGTCCGCGCACTACCGCTTCACCACCGCGATCGCCGAGGCCGAGGCGGACCTCGCCGGGGCCCGCTACGCGGTGTACACGAGCCTTGCGGAGCAGTGGGCCCGGCTGGAGCGCGGCCAGCAGCCGACGCCGGACGAGCGGGTGGCCACCGCACTGGCCCGCTACAAGGCGTTCGAGGTCGCCCGGTCGATCGTCAACCGGCTCTACACCCTCGTGGGCGGTTCGGCCATCTACCGCAAGCGGTCGCCGATGGACCGCTGGCTGCGGGACGTCAGCACCATGAGCCAGCACGTGGACGCCGGGGTGCAGAACCTCAAGGCGGCCGGAGAGCTGCTGCTGGGCGGCCAGATCCCGCAGAAGACCCTGCTGTGGTGACCGGCGCGGGCACCGCTCGCCGGACGCCCACGCCGCCCGGCCGGACCAACCGGACCTGCCGGTTCCACCGGACCCGCCGGACCCACCGAACCTGGCGGACCCGCCGGTTCCACAGCACTCACGGCACCCACGGCCTTCACGACATCCACAAGGAGATGCGATCCCCGTCATGACGGACACCACCACACTCACCTCCCCCACTGCCCCCACGGCACCCACCACCCCCACCCTGCGCGCGAACCACGAAGCCACCCCTGTGACCATCGCGCCGGCGCAGTTCCGCGCCCTGATGTCGACGTTCCCGACCGGCGTCGCCGTCGTCACCACCGGCGGTCCCGAGGACCCGCCCCGCGGTCTGACCGTCTCCTCGGTCAGCAGCGTCTCCCTCGATCCGCCGACCCTGCTGGTCTGCCTGAACCGCAACAGCAGGACCCTGGAGAGCGTCCTGGAGCGGCGCACCTTCGCGGTCAACCTGCTGCACGCTGGGGCCCGTTCGGCCGCCACGCTCTTCGCCTCCGGTGACCCGCACCGCTTCGACGCCGTGGAGTGGGCCAACTCCGCGGAGTTCGGCGGCCCGCACCTGGTGCGCGACGCGCACGCCATCGCGGACTGCCGGGTCTCCCGCACCCTGCGCGTCGGCGACCACGAGGTGATCTTCGGCGAGATCTTCCGCGTCGAACAGGAGCGCCCCGAGGACGCCGACCCGCTGCTCTACGGGATGCGCACCTTCGCCTCCTGGCCCGCCGCCGCGGCCTGACCCGCCCGGCCGCCGTCGTCCCCCAGCCCTCCCGGCCCTCCCGCAAGGAACGCCACCATGTCCTGTGCACCCCACGACGCCCGCGCCGACGCCCCACCGGCGACACCGCGCGGCCGTCGAACCCGACTGACCCTCGCCCTCCTGGCATTCGCCCACCTGATCATCGGGCTCGACTACAACATCGTGTTCGTGGCGCTCCCCGGGATCGCCGCCGACGTCGACTTCACGGCCCAGAACCTGCAGTGGGTGGTCAGCGGCTACACGGTGGCCTTCGGTGGCTTCCTGCTGCTCGGCGGGAGGGCCTGCGATCTCTTCGGCAGGCGCCGGATGTTCACCCTCGGCCTCGTGCTGTACGCCGTCTCCTCCCTCGCCGGCGCGCTCGCGACCACGCCCGGGCTGCTGGTGGCCGCGCGGGCCGGGCAGGGCATCGGCGGCGCCTTCCTCACCCCGGCCACCCTCTCCCTGGTCACCTCCCTCTTCGCCGAAGGCCGGGAACGCAACCGGGCGCTGTCCGTCTGGGGCGGGGCGGCCGGATGCGGGATGGTGCTCGGCTCGCTGCTGGGCGGGGTGCTCACCGAGACCTTCGGCTGGGAGGCCGTCTTCCTCGTCAACGTCCCGCTCGCCGCCGTCGGCATCGCGCTGGCCGCCCCGCTGATCCCGGCCGACGGAACCTTCCGACGCGGCCGGGTGTTCGCCGAGTTCGACCTGTACGGCACCCTGACCGGTACCGCGGGGGCCACCCTCCTCGTACTGGCACTCGTCCAGGGGCCCGAGTCCGGCTGGACCGCCCCCGCCGTCCTGATCAGCGGAGCCGCGGCGATCGTGCTCCTGCTGGCCTTCCTGGCGATCGAGCGGCGGGGCCGGAACCCGCTCATGCCCCTGCACCTGTTCCGCAACCGCAACCTCAGCACCGGCACCGCCGTCACCTTCACCTTCATGGCCACCTTCGGGGTGCTGGCGTACTTCCTCACCCTCTACTTCCAGAACGTGCACGGCTTCAGCGCCATGCAGACCGGTATCGCCTTCGTCGTCCCCTGCGCGGGGGTCCTCGTCGGGACGGCCGTCGGCGGCCGGCTGGCCACCCGCTTCGGCATGCGCGCCACCCTCATCGGCAGCCTCGTCCTGGGTGTCGCCGGTACGGTCGCCTTCGCCCTGTCGCTCTCCCCCGACGCCTCCTTCACCGCACTCCTGCCGGGCCTGAGCCTGCTCAGCCTGGCCCAGGGCGTCGTCTACACGACGATGTACGCGGCGGCGATGACCGGCGTGGACGAAGGCGACCAAGGCATCGCGTCCGGCATCGCCAGCACCGGCGAACAGGTCGGCAGCGCCGTCGGCCTGGCCGTCCTCGTCGCCCTCGCCAATGCCGGCACCCGCGGGCTCAGCGGTGAGGAACTGCGCACCGCCACCAGCGACGGGGTGCGCACCGCGGTGCTCGCGGCCGCCGCGGGTATGGTCCTGATGATCATGATCTGCGCCAACTTCCGGAACAGCCGCCGCGTGCCCGCCACCGAAGGGCCCGCCGCGGCCACACCCGCCGGGGCAGTTCAACCGGAAACCGTCCGGACCGCTCGTTGAGCATCCGCCCATGAGCATCCACCCAGGGGGAGACAGCATGACCGTGTCCGCATCCGGACGATCCGGACGACCGGCGGACGCACCCGACCGCAGCCAGGTGCCGGACGGTCCGGAACACCACCGTCCCGCTCACCCGGCACCCGCCGGACGCGCCCTGAAACAACGGCACCTCACCCTCATGGCGTTGGGCGGCGCGGTGGGCACCGGCCTCTTCCTCGGCTGCGCGCAGACCATCCACAGTGCCGGCCCCGCCGCCATCTTCTCCTACGCGCTCGCGGGCCTGCTGGTCATCCTGGTCATGCGGATGCTGGGCGAGATGGTCGTCACCCGCCCGATGTCCGGCTCCTTCGCCGACTACGCGCGCCTGGCCCTCGGCGACTGGGCTGGGTTCACCATCGGCTGGCTCTACTGGTACGCGTTCGTCGCCATCGTCGCCATCGAGGCCATCGCGGGCGGCCGGATCGTGCACGACTGGCTGCCCGCGGTGCCGGATTGGGCGGTCAGCGTGCTGCTGCTCACCGCCATGGCCCTGGTGAACCTCTGCTCCGCCGGCTCGTTCGGCAGCGTCGAATTCTGGCTGGCGATCGTCAAGATCGGCGCGATCCTGGGGTTCCTGGCGCTGGGCGCCGCCTATGTCTGCGGCTTCTGGCCCGGCGACGGCAGCCCGCACCTCAGCCACTTCGTGGATCGCGGGGGCCTGCTCCCCAACGGCCCCGGTGCCGCCCTCGCCGCGACGGTGGTCGTCATCTTCGCGTTCGGCGGCACCGAGATCGTCACCATCGCCGCGGCCGAGAGCCCCGACCCCGGCACCGCCGTCACCAGGGCCACCCGTCAGGTGTTCTGGCGCGTGCTCCTCTTCTTCGTGGGCTCGATCTTCCTCGTGGTGGCGATCGTGCCGTGGGACACCCTGGTGGGCCCGGAGAGCCCGTACGCCGTCGCCATGACGCGGATGGGCATCCCGTTCGCCGGCACCGTCATGACCGCGGTCGTCCTCGCCGCCCTGCTCTCCGTGCTCAACTCCACCCTCTACGCCTCGTCCCGCATGCTCACCACACTGTGCCGACACGGGGAAGCACCACGCGGACTCGCGCACACCAACCGCCGTGGCACCCCCTCCCGAGCCGTCCTCCTCGGCACCGTCATGGGCTACGCGTCCATCGGCGCCCAAGCCCTCCAACCGGACCGGACGTTCGGCTTCCTGCTCGACTCCACCGGAGCCGTGCTGATCTTCCTCTACATCACGATCGCCGTCTCCCAACTGCGCCTCCGCGCCCGGGCCGAGCGCACCGAACCCCACCGCCTGACGTTCCGTATGTGGGGCTACCCCTACCTGACCTGGCTGGCTATCGCCGCACTCCTGGCGATCCTGCTCTCCATGGCGCTCCTCCCAGGCACCCGCCCCCAACTCCTCATGAGCCTGATCAGCCTGGGAACCGTACTGACGGCCTACGCAGTCCGCCGCTGCACCCGGCACCTCCGCACACACCGCCCAAGGCACCCTTCACATTGAGGCCCACACTTCCCCAACCGCGGCACCCGCCAGCGGTCCCGACCTCACCCGTTACAAGCAGACCGTCCAAGCGATCCTCGACAAACCCCGCCACTACCGCGGCGACGATGCCTGGAGCAATGGAAAACACGTCATGCGGGTCGGGGGCACTCCCGACCCGCATGACGTTGGTCAACGATCCCTGTCCGAGGGATGAGTTGGACCAATACCCCACGGAACACCTCGCTCGCTACCGAGCTGGAGCTACTCCAAGAGTCCGGCCGCTTCTCTCCGGTACTCGGGGGACGTAGAGCCGCCATCCCTGCCCCGATCACCCAGGTGGCCTGCTGGTTGCAGGAACTCGGCATGCCCGTACCCGCCCTGGCGGAGCACCGCCTCTTGCAGCGTAATCGGCGGACGTCCCGGCCGTTCGGCATCGAGGGCCCAGACCTGATCGGACACGAGGGCCGATTCGGCGCAGTACCCGAGAAACGGTTCGCGCAGCCTCTCAGGGACTGCCTCGAAGTAACTGCGCACGGCCGGGTGGAGATTGGGAGTTCCATCCCCACTCAGATTCGTGTGGCTGACGACCTTCCCCTGGACGAGGAGAGAGGATGCCGTCCCGGGAATCAGCATCCCTTCCCAGCGCTCAGACACTTTGCAAGTCACCCTTCACCCAGTTGTTGAAGAACTCGAATTCGTCAGAGCCGAGATGATACGCCCCCGTATGATGGATGCAGTAGAAATCTCCGTCCTCGGCCACCACAAAGATCCCTCCATCAGGAAGGTCGTATCCGACCCGGAACAGGCGCTTCCCCAACTCTTGCGACAGCTCAGCGATTTCACTGAAATCACCCTCATAGCCGCCGGTCGGATTGGTGATCAGCTTGCTCTCAGGGTCACTTGGGTGCGTCAACTTGAGCAGCCCATAGCTACTAATGAATCTCACGGCCGCATCGAAGGGGATCGTCGAAAACCCCTCCTTCTCCGACTCGGCAACCACCTCGGAAACAAATTCGCGAGCCTTCTCCTCAATCCCCCAGTCCGGACTCCAGCCATTCGCGGTGAGCCACTGCAGGACCTCATCCCGCGACATTGATACAGGCACGGCAACCCCTATCGGTCAACGATGGACGGATATCCCAAGCGCCGGCAACATATACTCGCAAGACCTGCATGGTGGCTTGAAATCTCCATGTTTGAGTGTCGTGACCTTCTTCCCCGTTTCCGGATCCCTCTCCTTCAGGTCACCTATCTGGCGAGTGTGCATGACGCCACCCTCAAGGGCTTGTCTGGCATCGGCCGGGGTCCTGATCGCAGTCCCTTTGACATCGCCCAGGAGCTGCTGTAGCGCAGGATGCGCCTTGGGGTTCTCCTGGGGAGTCGGGGTGCAGCACCCGAATCATCCTGCCGCTCCTTCCCGACCTGGTCATCCGGCTCACCACAACCGACTCCGACGGAAGGCCCCCAGAACCCAGCCACTAAGAGGTCGTTTCTTTTGGTGGTGGATCTCTCTGATCGCATTCCGTTGAGTGCTGATCCATGA is a genomic window containing:
- a CDS encoding amino acid permease: MTVSASGRSGRPADAPDRSQVPDGPEHHRPAHPAPAGRALKQRHLTLMALGGAVGTGLFLGCAQTIHSAGPAAIFSYALAGLLVILVMRMLGEMVVTRPMSGSFADYARLALGDWAGFTIGWLYWYAFVAIVAIEAIAGGRIVHDWLPAVPDWAVSVLLLTAMALVNLCSAGSFGSVEFWLAIVKIGAILGFLALGAAYVCGFWPGDGSPHLSHFVDRGGLLPNGPGAALAATVVVIFAFGGTEIVTIAAAESPDPGTAVTRATRQVFWRVLLFFVGSIFLVVAIVPWDTLVGPESPYAVAMTRMGIPFAGTVMTAVVLAALLSVLNSTLYASSRMLTTLCRHGEAPRGLAHTNRRGTPSRAVLLGTVMGYASIGAQALQPDRTFGFLLDSTGAVLIFLYITIAVSQLRLRARAERTEPHRLTFRMWGYPYLTWLAIAALLAILLSMALLPGTRPQLLMSLISLGTVLTAYAVRRCTRHLRTHRPRHPSH
- a CDS encoding YwqJ-related putative deaminase — its product is MLIPGTASSLLVQGKVVSHTNLSGDGTPNLHPAVRSYFEAVPERLREPFLGYCAESALVSDQVWALDAERPGRPPITLQEAVLRQGGYGHAEFLQPAGHLGDRGRDGGSTSPEYRREAAGLLE
- a CDS encoding flavin reductase family protein; amino-acid sequence: MTDTTTLTSPTAPTAPTTPTLRANHEATPVTIAPAQFRALMSTFPTGVAVVTTGGPEDPPRGLTVSSVSSVSLDPPTLLVCLNRNSRTLESVLERRTFAVNLLHAGARSAATLFASGDPHRFDAVEWANSAEFGGPHLVRDAHAIADCRVSRTLRVGDHEVIFGEIFRVEQERPEDADPLLYGMRTFASWPAAAA
- a CDS encoding SUKH-3 domain-containing protein; amino-acid sequence: MPVSMSRDEVLQWLTANGWSPDWGIEEKAREFVSEVVAESEKEGFSTIPFDAAVRFISSYGLLKLTHPSDPESKLITNPTGGYEGDFSEIAELSQELGKRLFRVGYDLPDGGIFVVAEDGDFYCIHHTGAYHLGSDEFEFFNNWVKGDLQSV
- a CDS encoding acyl-CoA dehydrogenase family protein; translated protein: MSTATGMPAAGPSQAISDADRLDAQEILERARKAAPVLRKRAEEIEQNRQLPRDVVEILRGTGVFRMAAPRSWGGPEMTSVQQTEVIEAIATGDASAAWCAMIGSDSGIFSGYLDDAVARALFPRLDTITAGFVNPTGRAERVPGGFRVSGKWHFGSGMTHSDLLLAGCVVHRDGAPESAPDGDGVHWRIVIARREDFSVHDSWYTTGLAGSGSCDYSTEDLFVPEEHTFSLLEPHRTGTLHAAPDAILRTMPGVPLGVARAALDHVRELAATRTDKSTGTPWSAHYRFTTAIAEAEADLAGARYAVYTSLAEQWARLERGQQPTPDERVATALARYKAFEVARSIVNRLYTLVGGSAIYRKRSPMDRWLRDVSTMSQHVDAGVQNLKAAGELLLGGQIPQKTLLW
- a CDS encoding pyridoxal phosphate-dependent decarboxylase family protein, which codes for MREYPLEPSGPEMRAMSEAAMLVVEQFVNDLPEAPAKDLDGALELAEQLREEAPEIGTSFEKLLNTVAVSSQKAVNNSGPGFMAYIPGGGLYVSALADFLAAGFNRYVSLAAKAPALAQIEATVVRWLCDLFDYPSEARGVLTSGGSMANFSAVITARKAKLGEDFSTGVLYTSEQSHASCAKAAYLAGFPRERIRMVPTDERLRMDADALTAMVEADRAAGLRPFMVTASAGTTNTGSVDPMARVGEVARAHDMWFHVDAAYGGPFRMTEYGRRLFRGIESADSITLDPHKAFFIPYGTGALIVREGFRLRAAHHVEADYLQDTDGLDEQIPSASEYGMELSRDFRGLRLWLPVKHHGLAAFRAALEEKLELTRYLYDELRTTPGFEVPLDPDLTAVPFRYLPERGDPDAFNRRLLARINDSKRVFLSSTLLDGHFIIRACIVSHRTHRDRVEEAVRIIRSAVQDLLALDAAAPSEQPVAR
- a CDS encoding MFS transporter, which produces MSCAPHDARADAPPATPRGRRTRLTLALLAFAHLIIGLDYNIVFVALPGIAADVDFTAQNLQWVVSGYTVAFGGFLLLGGRACDLFGRRRMFTLGLVLYAVSSLAGALATTPGLLVAARAGQGIGGAFLTPATLSLVTSLFAEGRERNRALSVWGGAAGCGMVLGSLLGGVLTETFGWEAVFLVNVPLAAVGIALAAPLIPADGTFRRGRVFAEFDLYGTLTGTAGATLLVLALVQGPESGWTAPAVLISGAAAIVLLLAFLAIERRGRNPLMPLHLFRNRNLSTGTAVTFTFMATFGVLAYFLTLYFQNVHGFSAMQTGIAFVVPCAGVLVGTAVGGRLATRFGMRATLIGSLVLGVAGTVAFALSLSPDASFTALLPGLSLLSLAQGVVYTTMYAAAMTGVDEGDQGIASGIASTGEQVGSAVGLAVLVALANAGTRGLSGEELRTATSDGVRTAVLAAAAGMVLMIMICANFRNSRRVPATEGPAAATPAGAVQPETVRTAR